The nucleotide sequence GCTCGGTGTTGGTGCTAATCTCCTTCCGGAGCTCCCCGCTCTGCAACAGCAAAGACAGCCAGGGGACTCGAGCGCTGAGCTCGCTTGCAGGCCTTTCTGCGAATGTATCAAAGCCTTTGTTGTTTGTGTTACCTTTTCAATGAACCAGGCTTCAGCGTCCTTCCGATTCTGCTCAGCGATGGTTTCATACTGCGCCCGCATATCGTTGAGGAGCCTGGTGAGGTCCACTCCGGGGGCAGCGTCCATTTCTACGCTGACCTCACCTGGGCCGCCCACCCGGAAGCTTTGGAGTTCCTGGGGACAGCACGTGAGAGAGAGGGGCACAGGGGTCCATTGTGACTTTCGTGGGCCCTGGATACTTTTATCCTCCTGGGccccttcctacacacacacacacacacacacgcacttaaaaattctattttatgacTGTTggtataaatattaatgtaatattttaaaacttttttaacctaaaaattcatatttttcttctgattttacagGAACTTAAGACATATTAATGGGTCCCTGAAATTACCTCAGACCCTGGGAGCAGTGCCTGCTGTTCCTAATGGGTAAGTTGGCTCTACTTCTTGAGGGGCCATGGCCTTTACATGAAAGGAGGCCTGGTGTACACTCACTGGGGTTTTCACCTACAGCTGCCAAACAGAGGGCTGCAGCAGTACCTGGGCTTGCACGCTGTTTGTGCCACAATCATTGAAAATCTAGTAGAAACTTCCTATTGCCAGCGTCCCTTCCTTGCCTAGCCTCCAATATGCACCGTGACATGTCAGAGTTTTCTGTGTGTTATGCTAAGTATAACCAGTTTCTCAAACacatataacattatatattattgGTAGACTTTTGttccttaacttttaaaatactcagcttttttttttcttttaaatcactgAATTAGGACAGTTAGCATTCCTATTGTCATTGCTTTATAATGGAAATGACAAAATCAGAAAGTACCTCTAATCTGTTAAGCCTTAACAGgatccaccatcaccaccaccaccacacacacatcacgcACACCACATGCAcatcacatacaccacacacacatcccacagaAATCCAAAAcaaatggccattttaacagGGAGACAATGTATTCTCCATACTTGTTCCGACTCCAGATTTCTAAATTTGAAATTGTAATTTTTGggtctgggagaaaaaaaaaagtagctgagtgAGGCCGCCCTGTCTGACTCACTTCCTCATGGTTCTTCTTCATGTAGGCCAGCTCCTCATTCAGGCTCTCGATCTGCGTCTCCAGGTCGGTCCTGGTCAGGGTCAGCTCGTCCAGCACCCGGCGCAGGCCATTGATGTCAGCCTCGACGCCCTGGCGTAGGGCCAGTTCATTCTCATACCTGAAAACCAAGTGCAAAGCAGTTGAGGGAATCAACACAGCCATTTGAACAAGGCCACTGATCTTCAGGGCTTGTTATTGCTTACATCTGTGCACCTACTTCATAATGGCAGCATTGCAATGTATGATGAggattttgcttttgtgttttttctttcctttttttccaccaTTGTTTACCATTCAGTTGGAGAGAagacaagtgaaaaaataatgaGGCAGTACTTTCCTACCAGCTATGAATCCCAATACCACAGCATCCCAGGGAATAATTTTCCCTTTGCTGGCTGCCATGGCTATAAATAGCAGCAGCCCTCTCTAAGTGGAATTTCTAAAAGCAGTTGAAAATAAGTTACTCTTTTTGCTTAATGTTCTTCATGATTTAACTTAAAACACTGATACTTCTTTAGTGGCTGTTACCAAAATTTTACAGGTTCAGGACCATGGCCATTGCAACTTCCTGTGTGGAAATTTTGTGAAGCAAAAAGGAAATTAGTATTTCTTCCTTATATCTGGGAGAGTTGAGcatggaaaaggaggaaggaatataaaaattagtacaTGGTTAATCTTTCCATTGTATGTGTCATCAGGAAACAATGGTTGATACAttgaaaactgaggtttagaggcagatggatcataAGGTCacaagttcgaaaccagcctggccaagatagtgaaaccccatctctactaaaaatacaaaaattagctgggctcggtggcaggtgcctgtaatcccagctacttgggaggctgaggcaggagaatcatttgaacccaggaggcagaggttgcagtgagccgagatcgcaccactgcactccagcctgggtgacagagcaagactctgtctcaaaaaaaaaaagaaaaaagaaaattgaggtttAGGACTTTGGTAGGATTACGGTGTCAGTCACATCACGAGTCAATAGCACACTACAAATATAGTGATCCATAGCCCTGGGTTTAGGCAACTTATAATTTAAGGACATTTAATGTGAATTGCATTAGATTCTAATTACTTTCTAGAACACCCTATGTGAATTTACCAAAACACTAAATATATGGAGCATGTGAACTTCAGAAGATTTTATATCAGTGAAGACAGGACAGTAGGGCAGAAGACATGGTGGGACATGGCCGTGATCCTCAGTTTCTTCCACTCACTTCATCCTGAAGTCCTCGGCAGCCAGTCTCGCATTGTCGATCTGCAAGAGGAGCTGGGCATTTCCAATGTTGGCTGCAATGATCTGGCAAAAAAGAGGTACACACACGAGATGAAGCCCTAAAAAACTAGTATTATACAAATATAGTTTTGACACAAAGGTAAAAATGGTGATGTTAAATGCTGGTTTTTGGAGTTTAagacagtttcatttttctaagacaatatctgtataaaataatattgagaAGTAAAGAAATACAGATTTCCTACAGAAAGATAATGGAAATACAATCATTTCTTGGTAAATGATGAAATGGAATGAAACAACCTGGGATGAGAAAATTGCTGCAAGTACAGCCAAATTGGAAAATATCAAAGTTGTAGGTGATTATCACTGTAAAACATTGCaatggtaaaaaggaaaaaaattcccaAAGCCCCTCCAAAAGAAATCATCTTACCTTATTCCTGAGGTCTTCAATCAGTGGATAATATTTGCTGTAATCATTCTGTGAAGCATCTCCAGTCCCAGTTCCTCGTGTTTCATACCATTCTCGAATTTTGTTTTCTAGCTCAGTATTAGCCTCTTCTAGAGCTCGCACCTTATCCAGGTAGGAAGCTAATCTATCATTAAGATTTTGCATAGTTTCCTTTTCTGATCCAGAAAGAAGGCCTCCATCATTGCCTGAGAGAATACCTAGAGAGCCACCTCCTGGGCTGCCCCCAAATCCCATCCCCAGTcctccaaagccacttccacccAGGGCTCTCCCATAACCAGCACCCAGTCCTCCTGCCATGGAACTTCCAGAGCCACCCCCAAAGCCAGAACTAGAACCAAACATGGAAGCAGCAGAAAAGCCTCCCCCATAGCTGGATCCAAAGCCAAAGGCACTTCCCCCATAGCCACTTCCAACACTGGAAGCAGACATGCCCCTGGGTCTGCCTGCTATCACACTCTGGGAGGAGAGCCGCCGGGACAGTCCGGGGGTGCGCACTGAGAGTGACATGGTGTTGTTGGAGAGATCCATAGCCTGGGGAATGTCCACAACTGGAGAGGAAGTTGTGCCAGCAAGCCAGGAAGCTAACCTTTTATAGGCTGTGAGATGGGTGTCGCAGTTGAAAAGTTCACTTTCTCCACTCAAAATTGGGTCCTCCCCCCAGGTTTTTGGCCAGCTCAACAAGTGAATGATTT is from Macaca thibetana thibetana isolate TM-01 chromosome 16, ASM2454274v1, whole genome shotgun sequence and encodes:
- the KRT12 gene encoding keratin, type I cytoskeletal 12 — protein: MDLSNNTMSLSVRTPGLSRRLSSQSVIAGRPRGMSASSVGSGYGGSAFGFGSSYGGGFSAASMFGSSSGFGGGSGSSMAGGLGAGYGRALGGSGFGGLGMGFGGSPGGGSLGILSGNDGGLLSGSEKETMQNLNDRLASYLDKVRALEEANTELENKIREWYETRGTGTGDASQNDYSKYYPLIEDLRNKIIAANIGNAQLLLQIDNARLAAEDFRMKYENELALRQGVEADINGLRRVLDELTLTRTDLETQIESLNEELAYMKKNHEEELQSFRVGGPGEVSVEMDAAPGVDLTRLLNDMRAQYETIAEQNRKDAEAWFIEKSGELRKEISTNTEQLQSSKSEVTDLRRAVQNLEIELQSQLAMKKSLEDSLAEAEGDYCAQLSQVQQLISNLEAQLLQVRADAERQNVDHQRLLNVKARLELEIETYRRLLDGEAQGDGLEESLFVTDSKSQSQSTDSSKDPTKTRKIKTVVQEMVNGEVVSSQVQEIEELM